The genomic DNA GGATTTATATTTATAGTAGAAGCTTTATCAGTAATGATACAGGTATGGCATTATAAAAAGTTTGGAAAACGTGTATTCAGAATGGCGCCGATACATCATCATTTTGAGCTTCTGGGAATTCCTGAAACCAAGGTTACCATAAGGTTTTGGATAATTTCGATATTGATGGCTTTACTGACTTTTTTGATTTTAAAATTAAGATAATAAGGAATGATTAGTGATGAAAAATGCAATAGTATTCGGAGCGGGACTAAGCGGGCACGGGGCTAAGGAATTACTTGAAAAAAAGGGATATAATGTTTTTCTTATAGATGATAAAACCGGTATAAAAAGCGAAGAAGGAATTAAGATAATTGACGAGCAGAAGATAGAATTTATTGTAAAAAGTCCGGGAATACCATGGGACGCGGAGCTTCTGGAAAAGGCAGACAGCTTAAGGATAAGCGTGATATCAGAGATAGATCTGGCATACAGGTATATGGATAAAAAAACTAAAATAATTTCGATTACAGGAACAAACGGAAAAACAACTACTGCTACAAAAATATACGAGCTTTTGAAGGAAGCCGGATTTGATGCTGAACTTGCGGGGAATGCAGGATTTTCTTTTGCAAAACTGGTTAGTGACGGAAAAGAGCCTGATTATGTTGTTCTGGAATTAAGCAGCTACCAGCTCGAAAATGATCCCGAAGTACATTCGCACATAGCAGGAATAATAAATTTGACGCCGGATCATTTGACAAGGTATAATTCACTTGACGATTATTATAAAACAAAATTTAATATATTCGATCATCAGAATGAAAATGACTATGCATTGATAAATCTTGACGATAAAGAAATACTGAGAATTATCTCGGAAAATAAAGACATAGATGATAAAATAAAAGCAAAAAGGATTTTTCTGAGCGGAGAAAAAAAAGCAGATGTATTCCAAAAGGACGGGATGATTAATGTGACAGATCATAATTCACAGCTGATTCCTCTTATGAAAACCTCGGAATTGTCCTTAAAGGGAAAACATAACCTTGAGAATATACTGTTTATTATTTCTGTGGGAATGATTCTTAATGTAGATATAGAAGTAATGAAGTCATTCCTGTCTTCTACAAAACCTCTGGAGCACAGACTGGAAAATTTCTTTGAAAAAGGGAAAACGGTTTTTATTAATGATTCCAAAGGAACGAATTCTGAGTCGACAATTAAGGCAATAGAAGCATTCGGAAAATCAACGGTACTAATTTGCGGAGGATATGATAAACAGGCCTCTAATAAGGAGTTAATCGATAAGATAGCAGAAAAAGTGGAGTTTGTATATTTAATCGGGCAAACTTCGGATATTCTTGAAAAAGAACTGAAAGATCAAAAGTATACACAGTATAAAAATCTTAAGACATTGGAAAATGTTTTGAATGATATAAAAGATAATTTAGATTTTTCGAAAGAACAGGTAGTTTTGTTCTCTCCGGCGACTTCCAGTTTTGACCAGTTTAAAAATTTTGAGGACAGAGGAAGAATTTTTAAAGAGCTTACAAATCAAATTATAGGAGATAGATAATTGAAAGAGAAAAGAACCTTGTCAATTACGTTTATAATATCAATAATGATTTTAATAGTAATTGGAATTGCTATGATGTTTAGCGTCAGTTTTACATCAGGACTGCACGAGTACAGGAATTATTACTACTTTATAATAAGACAGCTGATATGGATAACTGCAGGGGGATTCTTCATGATTGTGGCTTCCAGAATAAATTATAAGAGATATAAAAAAATAAGAGGACTGTTTTTTATTGGCGGTTTTGCACTTCTTGTTCTGGTCTTAATTATAGGTAAAGAAGTAAACGGTGCCAAAAGATGGCTTGTTTTAGGACCTATAGTGATACAGCCTTCGGAAGTGGCGAAAATTGCTTTTATTATTTATTTATCCGGAGCACTGGAATATTATAAGGATAAAAAATACAAAAGTCTTGAAATACTTATAGCTGCGGTCGTACCGTTGTTTATATTTATAGTTTTAATTTTTATGGAAAAATCGTTTAGTTCGGCGGTAATATTATTTGTAATAGGATTTTCCATGATTTTTGTTTCAAAAGTAAAAATAGAACAGCTTATTGTATTCTTTTTCGGTTTTATGGCATTAGGAGCTTTTGGTATAATGCATTCTGAGTACAGAAGAAGAAGAATATTCAACTATCTTACAGGCTTTAATAAAGACGGAAATGATGTGGGATATCAGGCAAGACAGTCACTTATAGCCATAGGGAGCGGAAGAGTAATAGGAAGACACTATGGAAACGGACTTCAAAAGTATTTTTATCTTCCTGAGAGACATACAGATTATATTTTTTCCACTTATGCGGAAGAATTCGGCTTTATAGGATGTTTTGTTTTAATAGGAATATATTTCTTTATTTTATTAATAATGATAATGACAATAAATAAGACGAAGGATTATTTCGGCAAGTATCTGGTATTTGGTATAATGGTACTTTTTATAACGCAGGCTTTGGCAAATATGTTTGTAGTTACCGGAGTTATTCCGTCAACAGGGATTACTCTGCCGCTGATAAGCTATGGAGGAAGCTCCACTATAGTAATTATGGCAGCTTTGGGTATAGTAATTAATGTAATTAATAATATAGACGAGGTAAATGAAGATGAATAAAAAGGAAAAAGTGGTTTTGACAACGGGGGGAACAGGAGGACATATATATCCCGCCCTTGCGATAGCCAAAAAGCTAAAAGACAAAAATATAGACGTATTATTTATTGGTACGTCACATAGAATGGAAAAAACAATAGTTCCGAATGAAGGCTATAGATTTATCGGATTGGATATAGTACCGTTAAAATCTGTATCGGCAGTATTCAAAATATTAAAGGGGACTCTGAGGTCTATCAGAATTCTTCGAAGAGAAAAAGCAACCAAAGTAATAGGATTCGGTAATTATATATCAATTCCCGTGATTCTGGCTGCAAAATTTTTGAGGATCCCGTACTATCTTCAGGAACAGAACAGTATTATGGGGCTGGCCAATAAAAAATTCTATAAGGGGTCCAAAAAAGTTTTTCTTGCTTTTAGAAATACTTTAAATTCTATTCCCGGAAAATACAGGGAAAAATTTATAGTAACAGGGAATCCTTTGAGAGAAGAATTTTATCATAAGGAAAAAGCAAAGGAAAGAGAAAAGCTGGGGATTACTGAGGAAGAGAAAGTATTGTTTATAATAGGCGGAAGTTTGGGAGCCAAAAATATAAATGAAGCAGTATTAAAAAAATGGGATAAAATACAGGAGATGAAAAATCTGAGATTATTCTGGGGTACAGGAAAAGATTTGTTTGAGGAAGTAATTTCCAAAATAACTGATTATGGAAGTGCCGTAGTTCTTCCTTATTTTGATAATGCAGCGGACATTATGAGTGCGGCAGATATGGTTCTGTGCCGTGCAGGGGCATCTACTGTTTCTGAACTGATACAGCTGGAGAAGCCTTCGATAGTGATACCTTACGACTTTGTCGGGCAGAAAGAAAATGCAGAGGAAATAGAATTTGTAAACGGAACTAAAATTTTTGAAAATAAAAATGTAAGTGATGCGATAGATGAGGCGTTATTGGAAATAAAACAGCCTGATATACTGGATTTTATGAGTGAAAATCTAAAAACCCTGAAAAAAGGAAATGCTGTATGTTCTATTGTTAAACACATAGACTTGGAGGAGAAATGAGCGAAGGAGTAAAAACAATCTTTTTTAGCGGAATCAACGGAATAGGAATGAGTGGTCTCGCTAAAATAATGGTAACTAAAGGATATAATGTATATGGTTCGGATATAGCAGAAAAACCAGTTTCAAAGCAGTTAAGAGATATGGGAGTAGGGATGTTCATAGGACAGGAGGCTAAAAACCTCGAAGGGAAAAATATAGATCTCTTTATATATTCCAGTGCGATTAAGGAAAATAATCCTGAATATAAATATGCAGTAAATAATAACATAAAAAAAATAAAAAGAGGAGAATTGCTGGCACTGTTAATGAATGATTCAAAAGGAATTGCAGTAGCAGGAACACACGGAAAGACGACTACAAGCTCTATGCTCGGGATAACAATGCTTGAAAAGGATCCCTGCATAGTAGTGGGAGGGATAATACCCGAAATAGGAAGTAACAGTAAGGTAGGAAA from Sebaldella termitidis ATCC 33386 includes the following:
- the murD gene encoding UDP-N-acetylmuramoyl-L-alanine--D-glutamate ligase; translated protein: MKNAIVFGAGLSGHGAKELLEKKGYNVFLIDDKTGIKSEEGIKIIDEQKIEFIVKSPGIPWDAELLEKADSLRISVISEIDLAYRYMDKKTKIISITGTNGKTTTATKIYELLKEAGFDAELAGNAGFSFAKLVSDGKEPDYVVLELSSYQLENDPEVHSHIAGIINLTPDHLTRYNSLDDYYKTKFNIFDHQNENDYALINLDDKEILRIISENKDIDDKIKAKRIFLSGEKKADVFQKDGMINVTDHNSQLIPLMKTSELSLKGKHNLENILFIISVGMILNVDIEVMKSFLSSTKPLEHRLENFFEKGKTVFINDSKGTNSESTIKAIEAFGKSTVLICGGYDKQASNKELIDKIAEKVEFVYLIGQTSDILEKELKDQKYTQYKNLKTLENVLNDIKDNLDFSKEQVVLFSPATSSFDQFKNFEDRGRIFKELTNQIIGDR
- the ftsW gene encoding putative lipid II flippase FtsW → MKEKRTLSITFIISIMILIVIGIAMMFSVSFTSGLHEYRNYYYFIIRQLIWITAGGFFMIVASRINYKRYKKIRGLFFIGGFALLVLVLIIGKEVNGAKRWLVLGPIVIQPSEVAKIAFIIYLSGALEYYKDKKYKSLEILIAAVVPLFIFIVLIFMEKSFSSAVILFVIGFSMIFVSKVKIEQLIVFFFGFMALGAFGIMHSEYRRRRIFNYLTGFNKDGNDVGYQARQSLIAIGSGRVIGRHYGNGLQKYFYLPERHTDYIFSTYAEEFGFIGCFVLIGIYFFILLIMIMTINKTKDYFGKYLVFGIMVLFITQALANMFVVTGVIPSTGITLPLISYGGSSTIVIMAALGIVINVINNIDEVNEDE
- the murG gene encoding undecaprenyldiphospho-muramoylpentapeptide beta-N-acetylglucosaminyltransferase, whose amino-acid sequence is MNKKEKVVLTTGGTGGHIYPALAIAKKLKDKNIDVLFIGTSHRMEKTIVPNEGYRFIGLDIVPLKSVSAVFKILKGTLRSIRILRREKATKVIGFGNYISIPVILAAKFLRIPYYLQEQNSIMGLANKKFYKGSKKVFLAFRNTLNSIPGKYREKFIVTGNPLREEFYHKEKAKEREKLGITEEEKVLFIIGGSLGAKNINEAVLKKWDKIQEMKNLRLFWGTGKDLFEEVISKITDYGSAVVLPYFDNAADIMSAADMVLCRAGASTVSELIQLEKPSIVIPYDFVGQKENAEEIEFVNGTKIFENKNVSDAIDEALLEIKQPDILDFMSENLKTLKKGNAVCSIVKHIDLEEK